The stretch of DNA TCGTGAAGGAACGCTCTTCGAGGACCCGAAGGAGCTTCGCCTGGGAGGAAACGGGAACCTCGGCGACCTCGTCCAGGAAAAGGGTCCCCCCGCCGGCCTGCTCGATCTTCCCCGCCCTTCGGCGCTCGGCCCCGGTGAACGCCCCCTTTTCGTACCCGAAGAGCTCCGCCTCGAAGAGGGTTTCCGGGATGGCGGAACAGTTGATGGCGACGAAGGGGCCGTCCTTCCGTTTCCCCCGCCGGTGGAGCGCCCGGGAGACCAGCTCCTTCCCCGTCCCGCTTTCCCCGAGGACCAGCACCGTGGCGTCCGTCTCGGCCACCATGGAAATCAGATCGAAGACCCCCCGCATCGCCTTGCTCTCGCCGACCAGATCCTCGTACAGGGAACGGTCCAGGATGCGGCGCTTCAGGTTCCGGTTCTCCTCCTCGAGGGAACGGAGCCGGAGGATCTTCGACAGCAACAGGAGAAGCTCCTCCATGGGGAAGGGCTTCGTCAGGTAATCCTCGGCCCCGCTCTTCATCGCCGCGACGGCCGATTCGACGCTGCCGTACCCGGTCATCACGACCACCGACGGCGCCGGGACCTTTTTCCTGGCCTCCCGCAGGACCTCCATGCCGTCCTTGTCCGGCAGCCGCAGGTCGGTCACCACCACGTCGAACGCGCCGTCGAGGAGCCGCCGGATCGCATCGCCGCCGTTGTCGGCCCCGGTGACGGCGAATCCGTTCCCCTCCAGAGCGTCCGTCATCGTGAACAGGAGGCCGGGGTCGTCCTCCACGATCAGGATCCGTTTCCCTTCACCGTTCATGGTTCCTCCTCCGGCCCGGGGGCGAGGGGGAGAGAGACGTGGAATGCCGCCCCCTCGCCCGGGCGGGAAGACGCGGAGATCTTCCCCCCGTGCTGTTCGATGATCTTTCGGCAGACCGCGAGCCCCAGGCCGGTCCCTTCTCCGTTCCTCTTCGTGGTGAAGAACGGATCGAAGACCTTCTCCAGGTTCTCCGGCGGGATCCCTTCCCCGGTATCGGACACGATCAGGGTGACAAAGGGCCCGTCCACGATGTGACGGAACGCCAGCCGTCCTCCCGCGGGCATCGCCTTGACGGCGTTCAACACCAGGTTGACGAGAACCTGTTCCATCTGATGGGCATCCGCCCGGATCGGGAGGGGAGGAAGACGGTTCTCGACCTCGATCCGGTTTCGCGCGATCGGGTACTCCAGGAACTCCAGGGTCTCCGCCACGAGGCGGGACAGGTCGCAGTCGGCGACGTTCTTCACATGCACGGCGGAGTAGTCGAGCAGCTGCGAGACCGCCCGGCGGATCCGCTCCAGGCTTTCGCCCGCCACCTGGAGGTACCGGTCCCGCTTCGCCGGGGGGAGGGTCCCCGCTTCGAGGGCGCGGACGCTGTGCATCGCCCCCGTCAACGGGCTGTTGACCTCGTGCGCGATTCCCGCCGCCAGCGTGCCGACCGTCGCCATCTTCTCCGTTCTCGCCAGCAGATCCAGCGTCCTTTCCCTCCCGGTCTTCTCCTTCGCGAGCCGGTCGATCATCATCCGGTAGCTGTTCTGGAGGTCGCCCAGTTCGTCGTGCCGCTCCGGGAGGGGGACCGGTTCGAGCTTCCCCAGCCGCACCGAGTCGAGGGCGTCCACCAGGCGCCGGATCGGCCGAACCATGACCCCGGCCGCCAGGGAAACGAGGAGGATCATGGCCGCAGCGGCGGAGACGGTCAATGCGAGAGCCTTCCGTTTGAGCTGGAGCAAACGATCTCCCAGTCCGGCGGGGGAATACCCGAACCGGAGGGTCCCGAACCGCTTCGAGGAGACGTTCAACGGAGTGGCCACGTCGATCACGCCGCCGGCGAACGGGTCCCCGACATGGGACAGGATGATCCCGGATGACGACACCGCCTTCCGCGACAGGGGGTCGTCGAGTTTCCGGTTGAACAGGGTCAGATCGCTGTGGGACAGGATCCGCCCCTCCGTATCGAACACCATGGCATAGACGATGTGGAGGTTCCGGCTGCCGACCATCCGGGAAACATAGAGGTCGAGGAGCCCCGCCTCGGACACGACGCCCGCCTCCTCGTAGAGAAGGATCTGGGTGAAGGGGAGATGCATCGACGTGGCGAGCGTTCGCGCCACCCGTTCCTCCGTCTCCAGCATATGCCGCCTTTCCGATTCGACGAGGAAGAAGTGAAGGACGACCGCGAATGCGAGCACCGCGACCGCGCCGGCGGCCATGAATTTCCCGGCGAGGGAGGGGGCGGGAAGCCTCAGTTTGCGAAGAAGGGGTTCGAGGTGTGGCAACGGATTCCGCATCCCGTGGGAATGGAGACGATTTTCCGGTACAGGAAGTCGTACTCTTCGCCGCGCGCGCGGACGAAGCCGTGCTGCAGTTCCGGCCCCCACTCCGAGAGAATCGCTTTTCCTCGCGGGCCGCCGCCGTCGATCGCCAGCAGGGCCTTCACCATCGCCTCCTCCGCGTCCTTCGGGAGGGACGGGCCCGCGGTGATCGGCGCGTTCGGAAGTTCTTCCGACTCGGCGATGATCCGCAGCCCCTGCGCTTCGTATTTCCACGCGACGACGTCTTTCACCGCCCCGGCGTCGTAGAGCCCTTTCAGGACGGCCTTGGCGACCGCTTCGTGGTTATGGAGGTTCCTCACGACCTTGAGGTGGTTCGGGGTCACCCCCGAACCGAACAGCATGTAGCTCGGGATGAGCGCCCCGGTCGTGGATCGTCGTGCGCCGAAGGCCACGCTCTTTCCCCGGAGGTCCTGGATCGTCCGCACGGGGCTGTCCTTGCGGACGACGATGAAACAGCGGTAGGTCGTTCCCCCCTCGGCATTCCGCGGCTTGACCAGTGCGCGGGCCCCGAAGCGGTGGCGTGCGAGGGCAAAGGTCGCGCCCCCCAGGTACGCGACGTCGGTGGTCCCCTTCCGCAGGTCCTCGATCGTTTCCAGGTAGGTGTGGCCCAGGCGCAGTTCGAACCGATACGGGGTGTTCCTGCCCAGGTAATCCATGAGCGGCTGGTAATACTCGTAGGTGACGTGCGGGTTGAACCGCGGGATGACGCCGAAGCGGACGGTCGTCTTCCCCTCCGTCTCCGCCGTGAAAACCGGTGAAGCCGAGGCGAGGAGGAATACGGCGGCAGCAACCGCCGATACGATCGCGCGGGCCGGGAACGAAGGTTTTTTCCGGGAACGGTTCGTCATGGTCTTGGTGCTTTCAGTCTACACCAGGGAAGGGGCCCGGGAGATCCCGCCTTTTGCGGGGGCGTCCGGCCCGGCAGGTGTGGTATTTTCCAAGCGGATGCAGCGACGCTCGAATGCCGGGATATTGGCGAGACGCTGCACGAACTATCCGAACGGAGGGGAACGTGCGCTTCCGCCGGCCCGACAAGAAGAAGATCCTGCTGTTCCTGGCGGTCCTCGGGCCGGGGATCATCACGGCGTCCGTCGACAACGACGCCGGCGGGATCGCCACGTATTCGATCGCCGGGGCGCACTTCGGATACGCCCTCCTGTGGACGCTCCTCCCGATCACGGTCGCGCTGATCGTCGTCCAGGAGATGGTCGCGCGGATGGGCGTGGTGACGGGGAAGACGCTGGCGGACCTCATCCGGGAGAAGTTCGGCGTCGGCCCGACCTTCTATCTCCTGGTGGCGCTGGTGCTCGCCAACCTCGGCAACACCGTGGCGGAGTTCGCCGGGTGGGCCTCCGCGTGGGAAATCTTCGGCATCAGCAAATATGTCTCCGTGCCCGTCGGCGCGGCGGCCGTCTGGTTCCTCGTGGTGAAGGGGTCGTACCGGGTCGTGGAGAAGATCTTCCTCGTGGCGTGCCTCGTCTTCCTCGCCTACCCCGTCGCCGCGTACCTCGCGAAGCCCGACGGGGCGGCCGTGGCGCGCAACCTGGTCGTGCCCGACATCCGCCTGGACGCCGGGTACGTCACCATGCTCATCGGGATGGTCGGGACGACGATCGCCCCCTGGATGCAGTTCTACCTGCAGTCCGCCGTCGTGGAGAAGAATTTGCAGGTGGAGGAGTACCCTCTCACCCGCGTCGACGTGATCTTCGGGTGCTTCGTGACCGACATCGTGGCGCTGTCGATCATCGTGGCGTGCGGCGCCACCCTGTACGCCTCCGGCATCCGGATCGAGGACGCCAAGGACGCCGCGATGGCGCTGGCCCCCCTCGCGGGGAAGAACGCCTCCCTCCTGTTCGCCTTCGGCCTGGCGAACGCCTCGCTGTTCGCCGCGTCGATCCTGCCGCTGGCGACCGCCTACTGCGTCTGCGAGGGGATGGGATGGGAATCGGGGATCGACAAGGACTTCCGCACGGCCCCGCAGTTCTTCTGGCTCTACACCGGCCTCATCGTCCTGGGGGGGGCGCTCGTCCTGTACCCGCGCGCGCCGCTGGTGCTCATCATGTACTTCTCCCAGGTCGCGAACGGCGTGCTGCTCCCGTTCGTCCTCCTCTTCATGCTCAAGCTGATCAACGACCGGGAGCTGATGGGGGAGCACGTCAATTCGAGGGCGTTCAACGGGATCGCCTGGACGACCACGGTGGTCATGATCGTCCTCACCGTCCTCCTGGTGGCGGTGACCCTCTTCCCCGGTCTCCCGGAAGCGGTCGGCCTGTAGCCAGGCGCCCCAGGCACCGGCCGGTGCCGGCGAGGACCGCCAGGCCGAGGTACCCGCCGGCGATCACGTCGCTCAGGTAATGGTAGTCCGTGGCGACCAGGGCGACCCCCAGCGCCGTGATCGCGGCCAGCGACGCGGCGCGATATTTCGGATAGAAGAGCCAGCACGCGGCCGCCAGGGCCGTGAACACGGCCATGTGTCCCGAAGGGAAGCTGCCGTACTCCCCCCCGCCGTGGAACCAGTGGAAGGAGAGATCCCCCCCTTTCGCCAGCCAGGCGCGGGTGTTCATCCGCCCGAAGAGGGGCTTGAGCACCGCCTTCGCGGCGAAGGCGGCGGGCATCGCGGCTCCGGACAACAGGCAGAACCGGGCCGTCTCGTCGCGGATCCCCCTTCGCACCCGCCGGAGGTACATCGCCCACAGGACGCCGGACAGGACGAGGACCGCCGGAAGCAGGAGGTCGGGAATCCGGGAAGCGTACCGCCACAGGTGCGGATCGGACCGCAACAGGTCCCCGAACCACAGGGCGATCCCCGCGTCCAGGAACCGGAAGCTGAACGCGATGAGGGCGGCGGTGACGAGGAAGCCGCCGGGGGACAACAGTACGCTCCCTGGAGCCTTCAAGCTACATCTTCCGGCGCTTCTTCCGCGAGTCGGGCGGCAGGAGGAGGTCGACGACGTCGTCCACGGTGACCACGCCGAGGAGGCGGTTCTCCTCGTCGACGACCGGCAGGGCGAGCAGGTTGTACTTGGAGATCAGCGCGGCGACCGTATCCTGCCCGGTCTCGGCGCGGGCCGTCTTGAGCTTCGTGTGCATCACCTCCGACAGCCGCTTCCCCGGCTCCTCGATCAGAAGCTCCCGCAGCCCGACGACGCCGAGAAGCTTCTCGTCCTCCACCACGTAGATGTAGTAGACGTGCTCGATCTCCCCCGCTTCCGTCTTGAACCGCTCGAGCGCCTCCCCCACCGTGATCCCGGGGGGCCACGCGAGGCACTCGGTCGTCATGAGCCCCCCCGCGGTGTCCTCCTCGTGGTGGAGCAGCTCGTGGATGTCCTGCGCCTCCTCCTTCTCCATCAGCTGCAGGAGCTCCTGGGCCTTCTCCGCGGGGAGGTCCGCGATGATGTCCGCCGCCTCGTCCGGCGGCATCTGCTCGATGATGTCGGCCGCCTGCTCCTTGTCCATCTCGGAGATGAGGTCCGCCTGGACCTCCGGCTCGAGCTCGTGCAGGGCCTCCGCCGCGGTCTCCGGGTGGAGCTTTTCGAAGAAATCCTGCCGCTCCTCGGGCGGCAGGTCGCTCATGATCTGGGCGAGGTCCGCCGGGTGGAGGTCCGACACCGCCTCGCGGGACACCGACAGCGTCAGCCGGTCGAGCTTCTCCTCCACCGGCTGGAGGAACTTCCAGGAGATCAGTTGATGGCGCAGGGGGTGGCGGATCGTTTCGAAGAAGGCGCCCCCTCGGCGCTCGACGCCCAGGCGGCGCAGGATCCCCCGCATCCCGACGTCGACGTCCGTGACGTAGGCCCCGCCGCCCTCCTCGGTGAGCTTCACGTCGTTCACCCGCACGACCTTGGCGCCGTTGATGTCGACGATCTGCTTGTCGAGGAGGTCCTTGCGGATGAGGAGCCGCTCCTGCGAGGGAGCGGCCTCGGGGATCTCGCTTTCCGTCTTGCGGGAGGAGATGATCCGCTTGTTGAAGATGGAGAGCTCCTCCCAGGGGAGGTAGCGCGTCGTCTTCCCCTTCTCGATGAAGAGGCCGACGGCCCGCGGGAACCGCGCCCCCGCCTCCACGGCGATGTCCCGGACGCGGCCGATCTCCTCGCCCCGCGGGTCGAGGACGACCTTCCCCAGGATGTCCCCGACGTACACCTCCCCGATGAGCGCCATCACCCTTTCCCCCTAACTGCTCCATTTCATAAATCCGGCTGCGCCGCCTCGGAAGGCGGGGCTCCGTTGCATTCGTCTTCCGTGCTGTCTTCCCCATACGTTACCGTATTTATAGATTGGTTTGCTCAGTGTACGTTCCCGCTTTGAGCAAGGTCAAGGAACGGGCACGCCGGTCCGTGGGAGGATAGAGTAGCCAATGCATCCATGACTTCCAGCGAGGGATTCGACGCGATGACAGGCTCCCGGTGGCGCAACCCGTACAAGGCCCTGCCTACACTGCGCGCCGCCGTCCAGGCCGCGTACGTCGCCTTCTTCCTCCTCGTGGGGTACGAGTTCCACCTCTTCTACACGCAGATCGTCGCCGGAGCCCCCGTGACCGCCCACCGCGCCCCCGCGGTGGAGGCGTTCCTTCCGATCTCCGCCCTCATGTCGCTCAAATACTTCCTGCTCACCGGGAACCTCGACGAGGTCCACCCGGCCGGCCTCGTGATCCTCGTCGCCGCGCTGGTCTCCGCCTTCCTCGCCCGGAAGGTCCTCTGCTCGTGGGTCTGCCCGGTCGGCGGGATCTCCCGCGCGCTGGAGTGGGCCGGGGAGAAGACGCTCTGGAAGCGCCGGAAGAAGGAGGTCCTGCTGCCGGCGTGGGCCGACAAGGCGCTCTGCGGGATCAAGTACCTGCTCCTCGGATTCTTCCTCTACGCGGTCGCCCTGATGATGGACGCGGCGGCGATCGCGACGTTCCAGCGCGGGACGTACAACTACGCCGCCGACGCGAAGATGCTCCTCTTCTTCACGGAGATGACCGGCGTCACGGCGGTCACCCTCGCCGTCCTCGTGCTGCTGTCGGTCGTCGTGAAGAACTTCTGGTGCCGGTACCTGTGCCCGTACGGCGCGCTGCTCGGGCTGGTCAGCTGGATCTCCCCCCAGCGGGTCGTGCGGGACATTCCGACGTGCATCGACTGCAAGGCGTGCACAAGGGTGTGCCCGGTCGAGATCCGCGTCCACGAGAAGCCGTCCGTCTGGACGCCGGAGTGCACCGGCTGCATGTCGTGCGTCGCCGCGTGCCCCGTGGAGGATTGCCTCACGGTGACGCGCCGGGGGAAGGCGGCCTGGTCGCCGTATCTCATCCCGCTGGTCGGCCTCGGAACGATCTTCCTCTCCTGGGGGGTGGCCCGCCTCGCCGGGTACTGGCACGGCGACGTTCCCCTCGACCAACTGGCCGAGGCGTACCGGCAGGCGAAGACCCTCCTCCACCCGTAATGCGGTAATCACACCACCCCACCATAAAAGCGGTTTGGGAATGATCGGTGTTTGCTATTTAACACTTTCGGGTGTAGAAATGTGTAAAGTTTTTCCCAAAGTGTGCCGATAACGATTAAACAGTGTTTCCCTGCCAAAAGGAATTCGCTATGTTCACGCCAGCTTTCCACTTTTCGGGAGGCCGCATGGGCGGTAGCCTGCCCGCACGGACGTTGCGCATTGACGCGATGCGTCATATAATGGGTCATCAAGAGTCGTGAGGTGCCTCATATGAACCAGATCACCGTACGGGGGATCGCCCCGGAAGTGGAGAAGGAGATCCGACGGAAGGCGAAGGCCACCGGGAAATCCCTGAATAAGGTGATGCTCGAACTGATCGGCGGGGCCGCGGGTCCGGAAAAGCGCCGGGACAGGCCGGCAGGAGCTTCTCTCGCCGAACTTGCCGGGGGGTGGTCGGAGAAAGAGGCCCGGGAGTTCGAGGAATCGATGCGGGTCTTCGAGGAAATCGACGAAGCGACGTGGAAGTGAAGCTCCTTCTCGACACCAGCGCGTACTCGGGGTTTCGCAGGGGACTTCCTTCCGTGATGGAAAAGATCTCCGCCTCCGACTCCGTTCTGATCTCGCCGGTCATGCTGGGGGAATTGATGTTCGGTTTCCGCAAGGGCGGGAAGTTCGAGCAGAACATGCGGATGCTGCGACGGTTCCTGGACCACGAGGCGGTGGAAATCACGCCGCTGGGGGAAGTCACCGCGGACCGGTATTCGCGGATCGTCATGCAACTGAAGAAAGACGGAAGCCCGATACCGATCAATGACGTCTGGATCGCCGCCCAGGCGATGGAGCACGGCGCCGAGCTCCTCACGTCCGATCCCCATTTCGAACAGGTCGCCGGCCTCGCGTGCACGATCTATTGAGATGATCGACTGGCATAGCCACATCCTGCCCGGGGTCGACGACGGGCCGGCGGAGATCGGGCAGTCGGTGGTCCTCGCGGCCTCCCTCGCCGCTGGGGGGGTCACGGAAGTCTACTGCACTCCTCACCTGGTGCGCGGCTGCCACGAGGCCGGCAACGACGAGGTGTGCCGTGGGATGGAAAGACTGCAGGAGCGCCTGGACGCGGACGGCATCCCGATCACCCTGCGCAGCGGCCGCGAATATTGCCTGGACGAATACCTCCGGGCCGCGCTGGAAGATCCGCTCCCCCTGGGGGAGAGCCGCCTGGTCCTGGTGGAGATCCTCCCCCACTCCGCCGCCGACATGGTGCGACGCCTGCTCTACGACGTCGTCCGTGCCGGCTTCACCCCGGTCATCGCCCACCCGGAGCGCTCCCCCCTGCTCGCTTCACCGGCCCACCCCAACGGCAACGGCGGGATCCGGGGCGCCATCGGCCACCTGCTGGGAGGCGGCCTCCGCAACGGTCCCGCGAACACCCCCCCCGAAGCCGCCGAAAACCCCCTGCTCTCCTACCTGCGGGATCTGGGCTGCTCCTTCCAGGGGAACCTGGGAAGCTTCACCGGCTTCTACGGCGGCCAGGTGAAGAGCACCGCCGAATCGATGCGCGCCGCCGGCCTCTACGACCGGTACGGCACCGACTCGCATACGGCGGAACAGGCCAGGGCCGTCTTATCAGGCCAGCAAATACAGACTGTAGGCTGATAGGCTGTCCGGCAGACTTTTTTTATCGACGATGACCATTGACAACGAGGGCAGCATGGGAGTACATTGGTAGTATGAAAATAAAGACATCTATCACACTGGCGGAAGATTTGCTGAAGGTGATCGATGAACAGTCGGGACCGCATAAGAACCGATCTGAATTCATCGAGAAGGCCGTGAGGGCGTATGTGGCTCAGGTGATGCGAGACCGGCAGAACGCCCGAGACCTGGACATCATGAATCGACAGGCGGATCGACTGAACCAGGAGGCAGAGGATGTGTTGACCTATCAGGTACTCCCTTGAAACGTGGGGAGTTATATCGCGTTTCGAATCCCACCGCAAAAGATCCTGAAAAATCCCGTGTGTTTGTTGTCGTCAGCCGACAAATTCTTCTCGACTCACGTTTATCAACGGTGATCTGCGCCCCTGTTTATACAACGCATCATGACTTATCGACCCAGGTGGCAATCGGAACGGAGGCGGGTCTGAAGCATGAAAGCAGCATCCACTGCGACGAGTTGGTCAGCCTGACCAAGTCGGTGTTGACGAACTACGTCGGTGCGCTTCCATTCAAGAAAACACAAGAGCTTAATAAAGCTCTTTGCATCGCGTTGGATATACCGGAAATTCTATAGCCCTGCCTACCCTGATCGTCGGTGATTTGAGGGTTTGCCGCCATACCAGCCTATTTAAAGGGGGTTTCATGCACGACGTTCGCCGTATCGCGCTGTCCGTCCTGGTGGCGGGAATCGTCCCCTTGTTGCTGACGGGGTGTGCCGGTGACGAAGGCCTCAAGGCCGGGATGCGGAAATCGATCACCACCCCCGCGCCTCCCGCCTCCCCGATCGTGGAAAAGGTGCCGGTCAAGGCCGACGAGGCCCCGCCAAGCCCGGCGCCGGCCAACCTCGACTACGAGGTCGGCGTCGGAGATGTGCTCGCCGTGATGGTCTACGGCCGTCCCGACCTCTCCACCGGCGTCACGGCCACGGGCTACACGAACACCGCGGCCATCGCGACCCGGGGGAGCCGGGTCGACGGGTCGGGCAACATCCACCTGCCGCTGGCCGGCACCGTCCGGGTGACCGGATCGAGCGTCAAGGCGATCGCCGATTCGGTGGAGATCTCCCTGAGCCGGTTCGTCAAGGAGCCGTCGGTGGTGGTCGAAGTGATGGAGTACCGCAGCAAGCCGATCTACCTGATGGGCCAGTTCCGCACCCCCGGCGTATATTACATGGATCGCCCGATGACCTTCCTGCAGGGGATCACGATGGGGAACGGCTTCGACCCCTCCGCCAACCTGCGGGGCGTGCGCATGCTGCGCGACAAAAAGATCGCCCCGGTGGACGTCTACTCCCTGATCCTCGACGGCCGCATCGAACAGAATGTCTGGCTCCGGCCCGGGGACACGATCTTCCTGCCGGACAACCGCACCCAGAACGTGTTTGTCTTCGGCGCCGTCAACAAGCCGGGACCGATCCCCATGCCGCAGGGCCGCATCAACCTGCTGGAGGCGATCGCCGCCGCCGACCCGCGCAGCGTCGGCAGCAGGCTGGAGCACGTCCGGATCATCCGCTCCCTCACCACGACCACCGGCGAACTGCTCGTGGTCGACGTGGCCGCCATCCGCCGCGGCGAAACGCTCTCCATGCAACTGGCGGAGGGCGACGTGGTCTACATCCCCAAGAACGCCTTCGGCACCTGGAACGACGCCATCGCCGAGATCCTCCCCTCGCTGCAGGCGGTCAGCGCCCTGCTCCAGCCGTTCGTCCAGATCAAGTTCCTGAACGACTAAACCAACGGAGACCCGATGAACAGCCCCCAGCCTCCCCCCCCGCCGCAATACGAGATCGAAGAGGTCCATCTCTCCGACTACCTGAACGTCCTCCTGCGCCGGCGGCGGATCTTCCTGCTCGCCTTCCTCGCCGTGTTCCTGGGGGTCGCGCTCTACACCTTCACGATGCGGCCGATCTACGAAGCGAGCGCCACCCTGTATGTCAAGGACGAGAAATCGGCGAAGGGCGGCGTCCTGGGCGACCTGGCCATGCTCACCTCCGCCAACCCGGTGGATGCCGAGATCGAGATCCTGAAATCCCGGACCAACGCCGAGGAGGTGGTGAGGCGCCTGCACCTGAACTGGGGGATCTCCGATCGGAGCAAGGGCCTCGCTTTCCGGATCGCCGATTTCGCGTCGACCCATAAGGAGCCGGACTACACGGTCGTTCTGACCGGACCGGACAGAACCAGCGTGGCGAACGCCGAC from bacterium encodes:
- a CDS encoding sigma-54 dependent transcriptional regulator, whose protein sequence is MNGEGKRILIVEDDPGLLFTMTDALEGNGFAVTGADNGGDAIRRLLDGAFDVVVTDLRLPDKDGMEVLREARKKVPAPSVVVMTGYGSVESAVAAMKSGAEDYLTKPFPMEELLLLLSKILRLRSLEEENRNLKRRILDRSLYEDLVGESKAMRGVFDLISMVAETDATVLVLGESGTGKELVSRALHRRGKRKDGPFVAINCSAIPETLFEAELFGYEKGAFTGAERRRAGKIEQAGGGTLFLDEVAEVPVSSQAKLLRVLEERSFTRLGGSETVHVDLRVISATNRRDMKALVDEGRFRADLFYRLNVFEILLPPLRERREDIPLLVDHFIGNLGGDLRVSEKAMAVLMDHPFPGNVRELWNVMERASILCKGGTIGPEHLPPPFLPTGTSHDAIPLPEEIIPLKEAVRRFETAYIEKALEAAEGSKSRASDLLQIGRKALWERMKK
- a CDS encoding CBS domain-containing protein, whose protein sequence is MALIGEVYVGDILGKVVLDPRGEEIGRVRDIAVEAGARFPRAVGLFIEKGKTTRYLPWEELSIFNKRIISSRKTESEIPEAAPSQERLLIRKDLLDKQIVDINGAKVVRVNDVKLTEEGGGAYVTDVDVGMRGILRRLGVERRGGAFFETIRHPLRHQLISWKFLQPVEEKLDRLTLSVSREAVSDLHPADLAQIMSDLPPEERQDFFEKLHPETAAEALHELEPEVQADLISEMDKEQAADIIEQMPPDEAADIIADLPAEKAQELLQLMEKEEAQDIHELLHHEEDTAGGLMTTECLAWPPGITVGEALERFKTEAGEIEHVYYIYVVEDEKLLGVVGLRELLIEEPGKRLSEVMHTKLKTARAETGQDTVAALISKYNLLALPVVDEENRLLGVVTVDDVVDLLLPPDSRKKRRKM
- a CDS encoding Nramp family divalent metal transporter gives rise to the protein MPGYWRDAARTIRTEGNVRFRRPDKKKILLFLAVLGPGIITASVDNDAGGIATYSIAGAHFGYALLWTLLPITVALIVVQEMVARMGVVTGKTLADLIREKFGVGPTFYLLVALVLANLGNTVAEFAGWASAWEIFGISKYVSVPVGAAAVWFLVVKGSYRVVEKIFLVACLVFLAYPVAAYLAKPDGAAVARNLVVPDIRLDAGYVTMLIGMVGTTIAPWMQFYLQSAVVEKNLQVEEYPLTRVDVIFGCFVTDIVALSIIVACGATLYASGIRIEDAKDAAMALAPLAGKNASLLFAFGLANASLFAASILPLATAYCVCEGMGWESGIDKDFRTAPQFFWLYTGLIVLGGALVLYPRAPLVLIMYFSQVANGVLLPFVLLFMLKLINDRELMGEHVNSRAFNGIAWTTTVVMIVLTVLLVAVTLFPGLPEAVGL
- a CDS encoding HAMP domain-containing histidine kinase produces the protein MPHLEPLLRKLRLPAPSLAGKFMAAGAVAVLAFAVVLHFFLVESERRHMLETEERVARTLATSMHLPFTQILLYEEAGVVSEAGLLDLYVSRMVGSRNLHIVYAMVFDTEGRILSHSDLTLFNRKLDDPLSRKAVSSSGIILSHVGDPFAGGVIDVATPLNVSSKRFGTLRFGYSPAGLGDRLLQLKRKALALTVSAAAAMILLVSLAAGVMVRPIRRLVDALDSVRLGKLEPVPLPERHDELGDLQNSYRMMIDRLAKEKTGRERTLDLLARTEKMATVGTLAAGIAHEVNSPLTGAMHSVRALEAGTLPPAKRDRYLQVAGESLERIRRAVSQLLDYSAVHVKNVADCDLSRLVAETLEFLEYPIARNRIEVENRLPPLPIRADAHQMEQVLVNLVLNAVKAMPAGGRLAFRHIVDGPFVTLIVSDTGEGIPPENLEKVFDPFFTTKRNGEGTGLGLAVCRKIIEQHGGKISASSRPGEGAAFHVSLPLAPGPEEEP
- a CDS encoding phosphatase PAP2 family protein, with the translated sequence MSPGGFLVTAALIAFSFRFLDAGIALWFGDLLRSDPHLWRYASRIPDLLLPAVLVLSGVLWAMYLRRVRRGIRDETARFCLLSGAAMPAAFAAKAVLKPLFGRMNTRAWLAKGGDLSFHWFHGGGEYGSFPSGHMAVFTALAAACWLFYPKYRAASLAAITALGVALVATDYHYLSDVIAGGYLGLAVLAGTGRCLGRLATGRPLPGDRGRGSPPPGGR
- a CDS encoding type II toxin-antitoxin system PemK/MazF family toxin; translation: MKRGELYRVSNPTAKDPEKSRVFVVVSRQILLDSRLSTVICAPVYTTHHDLSTQVAIGTEAGLKHESSIHCDELVSLTKSVLTNYVGALPFKKTQELNKALCIALDIPEIL
- a CDS encoding polysaccharide biosynthesis/export family protein, translated to MHDVRRIALSVLVAGIVPLLLTGCAGDEGLKAGMRKSITTPAPPASPIVEKVPVKADEAPPSPAPANLDYEVGVGDVLAVMVYGRPDLSTGVTATGYTNTAAIATRGSRVDGSGNIHLPLAGTVRVTGSSVKAIADSVEISLSRFVKEPSVVVEVMEYRSKPIYLMGQFRTPGVYYMDRPMTFLQGITMGNGFDPSANLRGVRMLRDKKIAPVDVYSLILDGRIEQNVWLRPGDTIFLPDNRTQNVFVFGAVNKPGPIPMPQGRINLLEAIAAADPRSVGSRLEHVRIIRSLTTTTGELLVVDVAAIRRGETLSMQLAEGDVVYIPKNAFGTWNDAIAEILPSLQAVSALLQPFVQIKFLND
- the phnD gene encoding phosphate/phosphite/phosphonate ABC transporter substrate-binding protein, yielding MTNRSRKKPSFPARAIVSAVAAAVFLLASASPVFTAETEGKTTVRFGVIPRFNPHVTYEYYQPLMDYLGRNTPYRFELRLGHTYLETIEDLRKGTTDVAYLGGATFALARHRFGARALVKPRNAEGGTTYRCFIVVRKDSPVRTIQDLRGKSVAFGARRSTTGALIPSYMLFGSGVTPNHLKVVRNLHNHEAVAKAVLKGLYDAGAVKDVVAWKYEAQGLRIIAESEELPNAPITAGPSLPKDAEEAMVKALLAIDGGGPRGKAILSEWGPELQHGFVRARGEEYDFLYRKIVSIPTGCGIRCHTSNPFFAN
- a CDS encoding type II toxin-antitoxin system VapC family toxin — translated: MKLLLDTSAYSGFRRGLPSVMEKISASDSVLISPVMLGELMFGFRKGGKFEQNMRMLRRFLDHEAVEITPLGEVTADRYSRIVMQLKKDGSPIPINDVWIAAQAMEHGAELLTSDPHFEQVAGLACTIY
- a CDS encoding 4Fe-4S binding protein; its protein translation is MTSSEGFDAMTGSRWRNPYKALPTLRAAVQAAYVAFFLLVGYEFHLFYTQIVAGAPVTAHRAPAVEAFLPISALMSLKYFLLTGNLDEVHPAGLVILVAALVSAFLARKVLCSWVCPVGGISRALEWAGEKTLWKRRKKEVLLPAWADKALCGIKYLLLGFFLYAVALMMDAAAIATFQRGTYNYAADAKMLLFFTEMTGVTAVTLAVLVLLSVVVKNFWCRYLCPYGALLGLVSWISPQRVVRDIPTCIDCKACTRVCPVEIRVHEKPSVWTPECTGCMSCVAACPVEDCLTVTRRGKAAWSPYLIPLVGLGTIFLSWGVARLAGYWHGDVPLDQLAEAYRQAKTLLHP
- a CDS encoding ribbon-helix-helix domain-containing protein codes for the protein MKIKTSITLAEDLLKVIDEQSGPHKNRSEFIEKAVRAYVAQVMRDRQNARDLDIMNRQADRLNQEAEDVLTYQVLP